One segment of Clostridium botulinum DNA contains the following:
- a CDS encoding ArsR/SmtB family transcription factor, whose product MNNETNFVESCKCNIIHEDTVIKVKDSLPQEETLYDLAELFKVFGDSTRIKIICALFESELCVCDMAALLGMTQSAISHQLRTLKSARLVKFRRQGKVIYYSLDDEHIKHIFDEGFKHITE is encoded by the coding sequence ATGAATAATGAAACTAATTTTGTAGAAAGCTGTAAATGTAATATTATACATGAAGATACAGTGATTAAGGTAAAAGACTCATTGCCACAAGAAGAAACATTGTATGATTTAGCTGAATTATTTAAAGTGTTTGGAGATTCTACAAGGATTAAAATAATATGTGCATTATTTGAATCTGAATTATGCGTTTGTGATATGGCAGCTCTTTTAGGTATGACTCAATCAGCTATATCTCATCAATTAAGAACATTAAAGTCAGCTAGGTTGGTTAAATTCAGAAGGCAAGGCAAAGTAATTTATTATTCATTAGACGATGAACATATAAAACATATATTTGATGAAGGATTTAAACATATTACTGAATAA
- a CDS encoding heavy metal translocating P-type ATPase, which produces MENEIKLSLKGLDCANCANKIERKVNDMEDVYEADMNFSLGKLTVKLHENKDRDKVFNLIKDIVNKLEPDVIVINEKDNISYNLNTNETNHNNKCNKTCCNHDSCSSHNHEKHHVHSHDNQDNFIETEECEPNSKIKLFDKKKFFYENQIFIIGLILYIIAVLFKENSYLNISIFVLSYILIGGDVLKTAFNNILIGEIFDENFLMTIATIGALAIGEYPEAVGVMMFYKIGELFQGYAVNKSRKSITSLMNIRPEYANVITEYGEKRVSPEEVNIDELIVIKPGERIPLDGIVVEGKGSVDTSALTGESLPREINIDDELLSGSINLSSVIKLKVTKIFSESTVSKILNLVENSSSKKAKTEKFITKFSRLYTPIVVFLAIAVAIIPPIIISGEVFSDWIYRALIFLVISCPCALVISVPLGLFAGIGGASKKGILIKGGNYIEVLKNVDTIVFDKTGTLTKGVFKVTEINSIDMKKEDFLRIVALGESFSTHPIAQSIVKEFNGILEKRYVENYQELSGHGIKAIIEGKNVILGNYKLLEDNNINIEKVEKPGTVVYVVINNKYSGNIVIADEIKEDSIEAINKLKNIGIKKTVMLTGDNKIVANSIGKSIGVDEVKSELLPNDKVLEIEKLISSSTSKGKVMFVGDGINDAPVLARADIGIAMGGIGSDAAIEAADVVLMKDNPTALVDAIKIAKKTNAILWQNIIFALGVKVFVLVLGALGIANMWEAVFADVGVTLIAILNSMRSLKN; this is translated from the coding sequence ATGGAAAATGAAATTAAACTTTCACTTAAAGGCTTAGATTGTGCTAATTGTGCTAATAAAATTGAAAGAAAAGTTAATGATATGGAAGATGTTTATGAAGCTGATATGAATTTCTCATTAGGAAAATTAACAGTTAAATTGCATGAAAATAAGGATAGGGATAAAGTCTTTAATTTAATTAAAGATATAGTTAATAAATTGGAGCCAGACGTGATTGTAATTAATGAAAAAGATAATATTAGTTACAATTTAAATACTAATGAAACAAATCATAATAACAAGTGTAATAAAACATGCTGTAATCATGATAGCTGTTCATCTCACAATCATGAAAAACATCATGTACATTCCCACGATAATCAGGATAATTTTATAGAAACAGAGGAATGTGAACCAAATAGTAAAATAAAATTATTTGATAAAAAGAAATTTTTTTATGAAAATCAAATATTTATAATAGGATTAATCTTATATATAATAGCTGTTTTATTTAAAGAAAATAGCTATTTAAATATATCTATATTTGTTTTGAGTTATATTTTAATTGGTGGTGATGTATTAAAAACTGCATTTAATAATATTTTAATAGGTGAGATTTTTGATGAAAACTTTTTGATGACCATAGCAACAATAGGAGCATTAGCAATAGGTGAATATCCGGAAGCTGTTGGAGTTATGATGTTTTATAAAATAGGGGAGTTGTTTCAAGGATATGCAGTTAATAAATCAAGAAAATCTATAACATCACTTATGAATATACGTCCAGAATATGCAAATGTAATTACTGAATATGGGGAGAAAAGAGTATCTCCAGAAGAAGTTAATATTGATGAATTAATAGTTATAAAACCTGGGGAGAGAATACCTCTTGATGGCATAGTAGTAGAAGGAAAAGGAAGTGTAGATACATCTGCATTAACAGGGGAATCACTTCCTAGAGAAATAAATATAGATGATGAATTGTTATCAGGAAGTATAAATTTAAGCTCAGTTATAAAATTAAAGGTAACTAAAATTTTTAGTGAATCAACAGTATCTAAAATATTAAATTTAGTAGAAAATTCAAGTAGTAAAAAAGCAAAAACAGAGAAATTTATAACTAAATTTTCAAGACTATATACTCCAATAGTAGTATTTTTAGCAATAGCTGTTGCGATAATTCCTCCTATTATAATTTCAGGAGAAGTATTTTCAGACTGGATATATAGGGCACTAATCTTTTTAGTAATATCATGCCCTTGTGCATTAGTTATTTCTGTACCACTAGGACTGTTTGCAGGGATTGGAGGAGCATCTAAAAAGGGGATATTAATAAAGGGTGGAAATTATATTGAAGTTTTAAAAAATGTTGATACTATTGTGTTTGATAAAACAGGAACTTTAACAAAAGGAGTATTTAAAGTTACAGAAATTAATTCTATAGATATGAAAAAAGAAGATTTTTTAAGAATTGTGGCTTTAGGTGAAAGCTTCTCTACTCATCCAATTGCTCAATCAATAGTAAAAGAATTTAATGGGATTTTAGAAAAAAGATATGTAGAAAATTACCAAGAATTATCAGGACATGGAATAAAAGCTATAATTGAAGGGAAAAATGTTATATTAGGTAATTATAAGTTACTTGAGGATAATAACATTAATATAGAAAAAGTAGAAAAACCAGGAACGGTAGTATATGTTGTAATAAACAACAAGTATAGTGGAAATATAGTAATAGCAGATGAAATAAAAGAAGATTCAATTGAAGCAATTAATAAATTGAAAAATATTGGTATAAAGAAGACAGTAATGCTTACAGGAGATAATAAAATTGTAGCAAATAGTATTGGGAAAAGTATAGGGGTAGATGAGGTGAAAAGTGAACTTTTACCAAATGATAAAGTATTAGAAATTGAAAAATTAATATCTAGCAGTACTTCGAAAGGGAAAGTAATGTTCGTTGGTGATGGAATAAATGATGCACCAGTTCTTGCAAGAGCAGATATAGGTATAGCTATGGGAGGGATAGGATCTGATGCAGCTATAGAAGCGGCTGATGTTGTTTTAATGAAAGATAATCCTACAGCACTAGTTGATGCTATAAAGATAGCTAAGAAGACTAATGCTATATTATGGCAAAATATAATTTTTGCTCTTGGTGTAAAGGTGTTTGTATTAGTATTAGGTGCTTTAGGAATTGCAAATATGTGGGAGGCTGTATTTGCTGATGTAGGTGTTACTTTAATTGCTATATTAAATTCTATGAGAAGTTTAAAAAATTAA
- a CDS encoding redox-sensing transcriptional repressor Rex, which translates to MDKNKNISMAVIKRLPKYHRYLNELMKNDVDRISSKELGEKIGFTASQIRQDLNCFGDFGQQGYGYNVKELYTQINSILGLDKEYNAVLIGAGNIGQAIANYSRFDKLGIMITAIFDANPKLIGIKIRDIEIRDIDELGSFLKSDSVDIGVICVPKKSAQKVSDELVNGGIRGIWNFAPIDLVVPEDVKVENVHLSESVSTLIYQLHQQR; encoded by the coding sequence ATGGATAAAAATAAGAATATATCTATGGCAGTGATAAAGAGATTGCCTAAATATCATAGGTATCTTAATGAACTTATGAAAAATGATGTAGATAGAATATCGTCAAAAGAACTTGGAGAAAAGATAGGCTTTACAGCATCTCAAATAAGACAAGATTTAAATTGTTTTGGTGATTTTGGCCAACAAGGATATGGGTATAATGTTAAGGAGTTATATACACAAATTAATTCAATATTGGGATTAGATAAGGAATACAATGCTGTTTTGATTGGAGCAGGTAATATAGGTCAGGCAATAGCTAATTACAGTAGATTCGATAAGCTGGGAATTATGATAACAGCTATTTTTGATGCAAATCCTAAACTTATTGGAATAAAAATTAGGGATATTGAAATTAGAGATATTGACGAATTAGGAAGTTTCCTTAAATCTGATTCAGTTGATATAGGCGTTATATGTGTTCCTAAAAAAAGTGCACAAAAGGTTAGTGATGAGCTAGTCAATGGAGGAATAAGAGGAATTTGGAATTTTGCACCTATAGATTTGGTTGTTCCAGAAGATGTAAAAGTTGAAAATGTTCATTTAAGTGAGAGTGTATCTACATTAATTTATCAATTACATCAACAAAGATAA
- a CDS encoding short-chain-enoyl-CoA hydratase — protein sequence MELKNVILEKEGHLAIVTINRPKALNALNSETLTDLDTVLENLENDSNIYAVILTGSGEKSFVAGADISEMKDLNEKQGREFGELGNKVFLRLENLDKPVIAAISGFALGGGCELSMACDIRIASEKAKFGQPEAGLGITPGFGGTQRLARIVGLGKAKEMIYTCDIIKAEEAYRIGLVNKVVSLESLMDEAKAMANKIIANAPIAVKLCKDAINRGMQVDIDKAVLIEAEDFGKCFSSEDQTEGMTAFLERREKNFQNK from the coding sequence ATGGAATTAAAAAATGTAATTCTTGAAAAAGAAGGTCATTTAGCAATTGTGACAATTAATAGACCAAAAGCTTTAAATGCATTAAATTCAGAAACATTAACAGATTTAGACACAGTTTTAGAAAATTTAGAAAACGATAGCAATATATATGCAGTTATCTTAACTGGCTCAGGAGAAAAATCTTTTGTAGCTGGAGCTGATATATCAGAAATGAAAGATCTTAATGAAAAACAAGGTAGAGAATTTGGTGAATTAGGAAATAAAGTTTTCTTAAGATTAGAAAATTTAGACAAGCCTGTAATTGCAGCTATTTCAGGATTCGCTTTAGGTGGCGGATGTGAATTATCTATGGCATGCGATATAAGAATAGCTTCAGAAAAAGCAAAATTTGGACAACCAGAAGCAGGTCTTGGAATAACACCTGGCTTTGGTGGAACTCAAAGATTAGCTAGAATAGTTGGACTAGGAAAAGCTAAGGAAATGATTTATACATGCGATATAATCAAGGCAGAAGAGGCTTATAGAATAGGATTAGTTAATAAAGTAGTTTCATTAGAAAGTTTAATGGATGAAGCAAAAGCTATGGCTAACAAAATAATAGCAAATGCTCCAATAGCTGTTAAGCTTTGTAAGGATGCAATAAATAGAGGAATGCAAGTTGACATAGACAAAGCTGTGTTAATAGAAGCAGAAGATTTTGGAAAATGTTTTTCAAGTGAAGACCAAACAGAAGGTATGACTGCTTTCTTAGAAAGAAGAGAAAAGAATTTCCAAAATAAATAA
- a CDS encoding acyl-CoA dehydrogenase, whose protein sequence is MNFQLTREQELVQQMVREFAENEVKPIAAEVDETERFPMENVEKMGKIGMMGIPFAKEFGGAGGDVLSYIMTVEELSKVCATTGVIVSAHTSLCASVINEHGTPDQKAKYLPELCQGKKIGAFGLTEPGAGTDAAGQQTTAVLDGDHYVLNGSKIFITNGGVAETFIIFAMTDKSQGTKGISAFIVEKSFPGFSIGKLEDKMGIRGSSTTELVMEDCIVPKENLIGKEGKGFGIAMKTLDGGRIGIAAQALGIAEGAFEEAVNYMKERKQFRRPLSAQQGLQWYIAEMDVKIEAARHLVYKAACKKQNGQPYSVDAARAKLFAAEVAMDVTTKAVQIFGGYGYTKDYPVERMMRDAKITEIYEGTSEVQKMVIAGSILR, encoded by the coding sequence ATGAATTTCCAATTAACTAGAGAACAAGAATTAGTACAACAAATGGTTAGAGAATTCGCTGAAAACGAAGTAAAGCCAATTGCTGCTGAAGTGGATGAAACTGAAAGATTCCCAATGGAAAACGTTGAAAAAATGGGTAAAATAGGCATGATGGGTATACCATTTGCTAAAGAATTTGGAGGAGCAGGCGGAGATGTTCTTTCATATATAATGACAGTTGAAGAATTATCAAAAGTATGTGCAACAACAGGAGTTATAGTTTCAGCTCATACTTCATTATGTGCATCAGTAATAAATGAACATGGTACTCCAGATCAAAAAGCAAAATACTTACCAGAACTTTGTCAAGGTAAGAAAATCGGTGCTTTCGGTTTAACTGAACCGGGTGCTGGAACAGATGCTGCTGGACAACAAACAACAGCTGTATTAGATGGAGATCATTATGTATTAAACGGATCAAAAATCTTCATAACTAATGGTGGAGTTGCTGAAACTTTTATAATATTCGCTATGACTGATAAGAGCCAAGGAACTAAAGGAATTTCAGCTTTCATAGTTGAAAAATCTTTCCCAGGATTCTCAATTGGTAAATTAGAAGATAAAATGGGAATCAGAGGATCTTCTACTACTGAACTAGTAATGGAAGATTGTATAGTACCAAAAGAAAACTTAATCGGTAAAGAAGGTAAAGGATTTGGTATAGCAATGAAGACTCTTGATGGAGGAAGAATTGGTATAGCTGCTCAAGCTTTAGGTATCGCAGAAGGTGCTTTTGAAGAAGCTGTTAATTACATGAAAGAAAGAAAACAATTTAGAAGACCATTATCAGCTCAACAAGGTTTACAATGGTATATTGCTGAAATGGACGTTAAAATAGAAGCTGCAAGACATTTAGTATATAAAGCTGCTTGCAAGAAACAAAATGGACAACCATACTCAGTAGATGCTGCAAGAGCTAAATTATTTGCTGCAGAAGTTGCAATGGATGTTACAACTAAAGCAGTTCAAATCTTTGGTGGATATGGTTACACTAAAGATTATCCAGTAGAAAGAATGATGAGAGATGCTAAGATAACTGAAATTTATGAAGGAACTTCAGAAGTTCAAAAAATGGTTATCGCAGGAAGCATTTTAAGATAG
- a CDS encoding electron transfer flavoprotein subunit beta/FixA family protein, whose translation MNIVVCVKQVPDTTAVKIDPKTGTLIRDGVPSIMNPEDKHALEGALQLKETLGAKVTVISMGLPMAKATLREALCMGADEAILLTDRALGGADTLATSKALAGVIAKLDYDLVFAGRQAIDGDTAQVGPEIAEHLNIPQVTYVQGVEAKGEGTLLVNRALEDGYEKIEIKTPCLLTAIEELNEARYMNVANIFSTNDNEIKVMSAGDIDVDKAELGLKGSPTKVKKSMTKEVKGAGEVVNKPAKEAVTYVLGKLQEKHYI comes from the coding sequence ATGAATATAGTAGTTTGTGTAAAACAAGTTCCAGATACTACAGCTGTAAAGATTGATCCTAAAACTGGTACATTAATAAGAGATGGTGTTCCATCAATTATGAATCCAGAAGATAAGCACGCTTTAGAAGGTGCATTACAATTAAAAGAAACTTTAGGTGCAAAGGTAACTGTTATAAGCATGGGCCTTCCAATGGCTAAGGCTACATTAAGAGAAGCACTATGTATGGGAGCTGACGAAGCTATCCTATTAACAGACAGAGCATTAGGTGGAGCAGATACTTTAGCTACTTCAAAAGCATTAGCAGGAGTTATAGCTAAATTAGATTACGATCTAGTATTTGCAGGAAGACAAGCTATAGATGGAGATACTGCTCAAGTTGGACCAGAAATAGCTGAACATTTAAATATTCCTCAAGTTACTTATGTTCAAGGCGTTGAAGCTAAGGGAGAAGGAACTTTATTAGTAAATAGAGCATTAGAAGATGGATATGAAAAGATTGAAATAAAAACTCCATGTCTATTAACTGCAATTGAAGAATTAAATGAAGCAAGATACATGAATGTTGCTAACATATTCTCAACTAACGACAATGAAATCAAAGTTATGAGCGCAGGTGATATAGATGTAGATAAGGCTGAATTAGGACTTAAGGGTTCACCTACAAAGGTTAAAAAGTCAATGACTAAAGAAGTTAAGGGAGCAGGCGAAGTAGTTAACAAGCCAGCTAAAGAAGCAGTAACTTACGTTTTAGGCAAATTACAAGA